The following proteins are encoded in a genomic region of Stigmatopora nigra isolate UIUO_SnigA chromosome 3, RoL_Snig_1.1, whole genome shotgun sequence:
- the uacab gene encoding uveal autoantigen with coiled-coil domains and ankyrin repeats protein isoform X2, with protein MKAVERGEVDKAAAVLSKKGIVPTKLDVEGRSAFHLAATRGHLDCLNLILSHNPDITASDATGKNALHLASRNGHSLCVQKLLQHKWPVGNVDLQGRTALHDAVMAGCSSSVKLLCDSGASVNASDFDGRTPLVLATQMCHPRICQLLVERGADISVRDKQKKTALILGCEYGCKDAVEVLLRSGADVKDVDSLSHDAFHYARLSKNSELISLIKGYLEKAIREKEATKVEQWRRQSEHSETMEANRREHIIHDLERQNESLQESLRKYHIEQRTLLDKINLLQQHLTQEKKTNEDNHKEREKLKVLLNANEQEGSRGSETVKVQLKCTMGDYSGQSVIKGKENILVKQAYSLDSDQKLQNPAMSRSLSRPLEKGLSSELDVLRHELETLRRRQQATEEERSRLQSSLSRRNRECQELVQNRDLIQKQADQQVQDLEDALGDVQKRMIDSECKVKQLQAHVVAVKEHLGAQAAEELRAQLQDIKAKYEGASAEVGRVRNRLKQSEKALEEYKNSESQLATEAERLNEELGAVTAERDELSQTVLEMETQLKGVQAKQSNIVPAEKFDNMKNLLTNAVDEKERQLAELRDDYDRVLEEVAELHRRLDHPTQGGAGAGHSEEQQRIQSALEEQNLSLKRKLQDVTARSQALIREMEESEEEREIFQEKLEELNCRLESGFIPIKEHEETRINMVSAVEELEDQLVEASERFGKAEAQVQLLHEERVKLQENVSQLQGDREKQKGEIEALKIQNTEAQKKLELLQTRCDDKDKQCVQLTAQSHTLKQSLEGDYVSKQQYEQLRIELTSSLESIKAENLNLESTNKEYKEELKNVEEGNVKLKEKLEKVRLEMKEDYMSVKDHKRITERMGAAVVQAENQANQHSALHTSVQEENVKLTQELEAQKKELDTLMEAVHTKFVPLTVVEEKENSYATQVKELKVKLLEMKEMYEKEKSDRENYKVEKDKLKVEIESVQQRLNSALVTDEKRKGYEEEFKDQHEAMSHKLTSLEEKHNEVNLKNNELEGQNALYNTQIQNLQDRLKSELTRIATYDTELKTLHDVMQQAQLDCKKARDAQQEEAQRVCVLQKENQELHKEQTSLLQQHTNATTALEAEIAGLRITLREKEENSGQRAEDVSALQSELLQATRALEELRFKESQMKKQNDNLEEEVTNMSNKLLNVTEECKAVRHEVNQAKEGESRARKEMDAVREKGLVIEREIKELKERYDESLSTIGGLQRRISTSSQLTESKDKKITDLLTDVERLKQALNGLSQLAYTSSSPNKRQTQHIDTLQAQINNLQQQLADAERQHREVVSIYRTHLLSAAQGHMDEDVQAALLQIIRMRQEFVC; from the exons ATGAAGGCAGTGGAACGTGGGGAAGTGGACAAGGCGGCTGCTGTTCTAAGCAAGAAGGGTATAGTCCCAACAAAGCTTGATGTGGAGGGGCGCTCTGC ATTTCATTTGGCTGCGACACGCGGGCACTTGGACTGTCTGAATCTCATCCTGTCACACAATCCAGACATTACTGCATCTGATGCCACTG GTAAAAATGCTCTTCATCTGGCTTCAAGGAATGGACATTCACTGTGCGTGCAAAAACTTCTCCAG cacaaATGGCCAGTTGGAAATGTTGATCTACAAGGAAGAACAGCTCTACATGACGCTG TCATGGCAGGCTGTTCATCTAGTGTGAAACTTCTCTGCGACAGTGGTGCTTCTGTCAACGCCAGTGATTTT gatggCAGGACTCCTCTGGTGCTTGCAACCCAAATGTGTCACCCACGCATTTGTCAGCTGCTTGTAGAGCGAGGAGCTGATATATCTGTAcgggacaaacaaaaaaa AACAGCACTCATTCTAGGTTGTGAGTATGGCTGCAAAGATGCTGTGGAGGTATTGTTAAGGAGTGGTGCTGATGTGAAGGATGTGGACAGCTTGAGCCATGACGCTTTCCACTATGCTCGCCTCAGCAAGAACTCAGAGCTCATTTCATTAATCAAAGGCTACTTAGAGAAAGCCATCAGAG AAAAAGAGGCAACAAAAGTGGAACAATGGAGGAGACAG TCGGAGCACTCGGAAACTATGGAGGCAAACCGAAGGGAACATATTATACAT GACTTGGAAAGGCAGAATGAGTCCTTGCAGGAAAGTCTCCGGAAATACCACATAGAGCAGAGGACCCTGTTAGATAAGATCAACCTGTTACAACAACATCTCACACAG GAAAAGAAGACAAATGAAGACAATCACAAAGAG AGGGAGAAATTAAAGGTGTTACTTAATGCCAACGAACAAGAAGGTTCACGAGGCTCGGAGACTGTCAAGGTCCAACTCAAATGCACTATG GGAGACTACTCTGGACAGTCAGTGATAAAAG GCAAAGAGAACATTTTGGTCAAACAAGCCTATAGCCTGGATTCGGATCAA AAACTCCAGAATCCAGCTATGTCACGTTCACTCTCTAGACCGTTGGAGAAGGGTCTTTCTAGTGAGCTTGATGTTCTCCGACATGAGCTTGAGACTCTCAGAAGAAGACAACAGGCAACTGAGGAGGAAAGGTCGAGACTTCAGTCATCTCTTAGCCGTAGAAACCGGGAGTGCCAAGAACTGGTCCAGAACAGAGATCTCATCCAGAAACAAGCTGACCAGCAAGTTCAAGATCTTGAGGATGCTTTGGGAGATGTTCAGAAGAGGATGATAGATTCTGAATGCAAGGTGAAGCAGTTGCAAGCCCATGTAGTTGCAGTAAAGGAACACTTGGGAGCTCAGGCTGCTGAAGAGCTTCGTGCTCAGCTCCAGGATATTAAAGCCAAGTATGAAGGGGCTTCAGCTGAGGTGGGTCGGGTTCGGAACCGCCTTAAACAGAGTGAGAAGGCTTTGGAAGAATACAAGAACAGTGAAAGCCAGCTGGCCACTGAAGCCGAACGGTTAAATGAAGAGCTTGGTGCTGTGACGGCTGAAAGAGATGAACTTTCACAAACTGTCCTTGAAATGGAAACCCAGTTGAAGGGAGTGCAAGCCAAGCAAAGCAACATAGTGCCGGCTGAGAAGTTTGACAACATGAAAAACCTACTGACCAATGCAGTCGACGAAAAGGAACGACAGCTTGCTGAGCTGAGAGACGACTACGACCGTGTTCTCGAGGAGGTGGCGGAGCTCCATCGTAGGTTAGATCATCCAACCCAGGGGGGTGCAGGAGCGGGACACTCAGAGGAGCAGCAGAGGATACAGTCTGCTCTTGAAGAGCAGAACCTCTCGCTGAAGAGAAAACTTCAAGATGTCACTGCAAGAAGTCAAGCGCTTATTCGTGAAATGGAGGAGAGCGAGGAAGAAAGAGAGATATTTCAAGAGAAGCTGGAGGAGCTCAATTGCAGGCTGGAGTCAGGCTTCATACCAATCAAGGAACACGAGGAAACCCGTATAAATATGGTGTCAGCTGttgaggagcttgaggaccaacTGGTGGAAGCCAGCGAACGTTTTGGCAAAGCTGAGGCACAAGTCCAACTGCTTCATGAAGAGAGAGTGAAGCTCCAGGAGAATGTTTCTCAATTGCAAGGTGATAGAGAGAAACAGAAAGGTGAAATAGAAGCCCTGAAGATTCAGAATACCGAAGCGCAAAAGAAATTGGAGCTTTTGCAGACGAGGTGTGATGACAAAGATAAGCAGTGTGTTCAACTGACGGCACAGAGTCATACTTTGAAACAGAGTCTAGAGGGAGACTATGTGTCGAAGCAACAGTACGAGCAACTGAGGATAGAGTTAACTTCTAGCTTAGAGAGCATCAAGGCTGAGAACTTAAATTTGGAGTCCACCAATAAAGAATATAAGGAAGAATTAAAGAATGTGGAAGAAGGAAATGTCAAGTTAAAAGAAAAGTTGGAAAAGGTTCGATTAGAGATGAAAGAGGACTACATGAGCGTGAAGGATCACAAACGTATCACAGAAAGAATGGGTGCGGCTGTGGTACAGGCAGAGAATCAGGCAAACCAACATTCAGCGTTGCACACGTCCGTCCAGGAAGAAAATGTCAAGCTGACGCAAGAACTGGAAGCTCAAAAGAAAGAACTCGATACATTAATGGAAGCTGTTCACACCAAATTTGTCCCACTGACGGTCGTTGAGGAAAAAGAAAACTCCTATGCAACCCAAGTAAAAGAGTTGAAAGTAAAACTTTTGGAAATGAAGGAGATGTATGAGAAAGAGAAGTCTGATAGAGAGAATTACAAAGTGGAGAAAGATAAATTGAAAGTTGAGATTGAATCTGTCCAACAAAGACTTAACTCTGCTCTTGTCACTGATGAAAAACGCAAGGGTTATGAGGAGGAGTTCAAGGATCAGCACGAGGCAATGTCTCACAAGTTAACCAGTCTGGAGGAGAAGCACAATGAGGTGAATCTTAAAAACAATGAGCTTGAAGGCCAGAATGCCCTGTACAACACCCAAATTCAGAATCTCCAGGACCGTCTAAAATCAGAGTTGACTCGGATTGCCACTTATGACACAGAGCTCAAGACCCTTCATGACGTTATGCAGCAAGCCCAGTTGGATTGCAAGAAAGCACGGGATGCGCAGCAGGAGGAAGCCCAAAGAGTTTGTGTTCTTCAGAAAGAGAATCAGGAACTCCATAAAGAACAGACTTCTCTGTTGCAGCAGCACACCAACGCCACCACAGCCCTGGAGGCTGAAATAGCCGGGCTTCGAATAACGCTCCGAGAAAAGGAAGAGAACAGCGGCCAGAGGGCGGAGGATGTTTCGGCCTTACAGTCAGAACTTCTTCAAGCCACACGAGCTCTGGAAGAGCTTCGTTTTAAAGAAAGTCAAATGAAGAAGCAGAATGATAATCTTGAGGAAGAAGTTACCAACATGAGTAATAAGCTGTTGAATGTAACAGAAGAATGTAAAGCGGTTCGCCATGAAGTAAATCAGGCAAAGGAGGGTGAAAGCAGGGCAAGAAAGGAGATGGATGCAGTTCGGGAGAAGGGACTCGTcattgaaagagaaataaaaGAGTTGAAAGAACGCTACGATGAGTCACTCAGCACCATTGGTGGACTTCAGAGGAGGATTTCAACGTCATCTCAACTGACTGAATCCAAAGATAAGAAG ATCACCGACTTGCTGACTGACGTGGAGCGACTGAAGCAAGCCCTGAATGGTTTGTCCCAGCTGGCCTACACAAGCAGTAGCCCAAATAAAAGGCAGACACAGCACATCGACACTCTCCAAGCCCAGATCAATAACCTACAGCAACAGCTGGCT